CGCGGCGGCGGGCGCAGGTGAGGGCGCCGTCGTCCAGATTCAGGTCGTCAATATCGTCCAGATCCAGGCCATCACGCAGGGCGCAGCCGAGGGGGCGCTCTCCCAGGCACAGGACGCGAGCGCCGAGCAGATCCAGGCCGCCGCACGAGGGGCCTGTGCGGGTGCGACGGAACTGAGTCAGCGCCAGGAGGTGAGCGTCACTCAGCTCCAGGAGATCGCCAGCGAATCTGCCGCATCGGCGGCCGACGAGGCAGCCCAGGAGGGGATCACCGACACGGAGGAGATCGCCTCGAACGCCGAATCGGCCGTGACCGACGACGCCGAGGCCGAGGACGAGCAGGAACTCGAGAGTCTGAACCTGACCCAGGACGAGGCGAACGTGACCGTCGAGAACCCCAACGACGTGGCGGTCGTCGTGACGGTGACGAGGACCGACGGGACGGGCGAGCCGCTCTTGCTCGACGTGCCAGCGGGAGAGAACGTGACCGACCTGCTCGATCCCGGCGAGTACGAGGTGACCGCCGAGACCGAAGCCGGCGATCCCGTCCCGGTCAATGGCGAGGAACGGCTGGTGATCGAGATCGAGGAGCCGACGACGCCGACGACTACTGAGACCCCGACCGAAACCGAGACGCCAACGGAGACACCGACGGAAACTGAGACGCCGACGGAGACGCCGACGACCACTGAAACCCCGACCGAAACCGAGACTGAAACCCCGACCGAGACACCAGTCGAAGAAGAGACGCCGACCGAACCCACCGAACCGGAGACGGAGGAGCCGGTCGAACCCGAAACCGAAGAGCCCGAAGAGCCCGTGACGGAGGAGCCCGTCGAACCCGAAACCGAAGAGCCGGAACCCGAGGAGCCCGCGACGGAGGAGCCCGAGGAGCCCGAAACCGAGGAACCGGAACCCGAAGAACCCGAGGAAACCGAGCCACCGGAAGCGGAGTAACCGCGACCGTCGATGATCGGATGGCCGCGGTACCTACCGGGATCGGTTTCCATGCGTTCTGCGGTCCCGTGATCCGACCGCCCAGCAGAGAGGCAGTGGTTTCAAGCACCGTCGGCCGCACGGTCGGTGCATGCCAACGTCAGACACGGGCGGGGACGGCGGGGTCGGATTCGGGACGACGGAAGAGACGCGCCTGATCCTCGACAGCCTCGACGAGTTCGTCGCACAGGAGGTCGAACCGCTCGCGGACGAACTTGGCGACACCTGGTCGAACCCGCGACGGCGGCACGAAGCGGACGGGCGACTCGTCCCGGAGGTGCGCGAGGCCATCGAGACGATCCGGAAGAAGAGCGCGGACGCGGGCTATTACGCGATGAACCTCCCGGAGGAGGTTGGCGGGGAGGGCGTCTCGAACGTCACCTGGTACCGGGCGAAAAAACGCGTCGCGAGTCACGGCATCGGGTTGACCGAGTACGTCCTGGCGGGTCCCGAGGGCCCGAAACCGCTGCTCATGCAGGCAGAGGGCGAGCAGATCGAGAAGTACCTGAAGCCGGCCGTCGCCGGCGAGAAGTCGACCGCGTTCGCCCAGACCGAACCCGGCGTGGGGTCGGACTCGCCCAGCATGAGCACGCACGCGGAGCGAGACGGCGACGAGTGGGTGCTGAACGGCCGCAAGCAGTGGATCACGAACGCCCCGTACGCTGACTTCGTGCAGGTCTTCGCGCGGACGACGCCACAGGAGGAGATGGGCCGCTACGGCGGGATCACCTGCTTCGTCGTGGAGGCCGACGAGTTCGAGCTGGGGTCGATGAACAACGCGGTTGGGTTCGAGGGGATGCAGGCCGAGTTGCTGTTCGACGACGTGCGCCTCCCCGAGGATCGGGTGCTCGGCGAACCCGACGCCGCCTTCTACAACGCGATGGACTTCCTCTCGCTGGGGCGACTCGAACTCGGGGCCGAGGCGGTCGGGTACACCGAACACCTCCTCGAACGGGGCGTCGAGTACGCCAACGAGCGGGAGGCCTTCGGGCGCCCCATCGGGAAGTTCCAGGGCATCTCTCACAAGCTCGCCGAGGGCCGGGCACGGAACTTCGCGGCCGACGCCGCGGGGCTGAAGCTCGCCTGGCTGATGGACGACGGCGAGCAGGCCATCGAGGCCTCGTCGATCTTCAAGTACCTCGCGACGAACGTCTACTTCGACGTGGCAGACGACGTGGTGCAGGTCCACGGCGCGAACGGCCTCTCCGAGGACAACCCGTTCATGGATCACCTTCACATCGCCAGGATCCTGCGGGTCGTCGAGGGGACGGACGAGATCCAGCTCAACACGATCGCCAAACAGCTCGGCGTGTCCTGATCGGATCGAGCGGCTGGACGACCGCCACGCTCCACGGGAACGCACCGTTCGGTCTGGGTACCTGGCGAATGATTGAAGGGTCACAGGCGTCAGGAGAGCGCATGGAGGCGCTGGCAAACGACGTCTGGGACGAGCTGTACGAACGCGTCCAGCACGACCTCAGGGCGGTCGTCCGGTTCACGCCGACGGATTACGATGGGCAACTGCGATCCGACGTCGCGGAGACCTACGACAGCGACGAGCGGGAGCGTATCATCGACGAGACGATAATCCGGCAGCTCGGCCTGACGGGCGAGGAGAGCGACATGAAGGTCGGCGAGCTCTCGGCGTTCGTTCGACAGTTCGATCGGGCCTGGGTGATCTCCTGGCGGGAACCGGACGACGTGAAGTCGGGCTTTTTCGTCTCCATCCAGCGGGACGGGTACGACGCGACCATGGCCGACGTCGAGTACTGTATCCAGTATCTGAACGAGGAGATCGAACCCCGGCTGTAACCCCGTCCGGAGTTCTACTGGGTCC
Above is a genomic segment from Halorientalis sp. LT38 containing:
- a CDS encoding acyl-CoA dehydrogenase family protein, with the protein product MPTSDTGGDGGVGFGTTEETRLILDSLDEFVAQEVEPLADELGDTWSNPRRRHEADGRLVPEVREAIETIRKKSADAGYYAMNLPEEVGGEGVSNVTWYRAKKRVASHGIGLTEYVLAGPEGPKPLLMQAEGEQIEKYLKPAVAGEKSTAFAQTEPGVGSDSPSMSTHAERDGDEWVLNGRKQWITNAPYADFVQVFARTTPQEEMGRYGGITCFVVEADEFELGSMNNAVGFEGMQAELLFDDVRLPEDRVLGEPDAAFYNAMDFLSLGRLELGAEAVGYTEHLLERGVEYANEREAFGRPIGKFQGISHKLAEGRARNFAADAAGLKLAWLMDDGEQAIEASSIFKYLATNVYFDVADDVVQVHGANGLSEDNPFMDHLHIARILRVVEGTDEIQLNTIAKQLGVS